From the Buteo buteo chromosome 1, bButBut1.hap1.1, whole genome shotgun sequence genome, one window contains:
- the SLC25A31 gene encoding LOW QUALITY PROTEIN: ADP/ATP translocase 4 (The sequence of the model RefSeq protein was modified relative to this genomic sequence to represent the inferred CDS: inserted 1 base in 1 codon; deleted 2 bases in 2 codons), with amino-acid sequence MQKKQCEYADVHGEKKNRRKDPLSFGRALLASGVVAAVSKMAVAPVEQVELLLQVQALSGQIWADQRYKGTVDCFVHIPGEQGFFSFWHGNLANVIWYFPTQALNFAFQDKYKQIFTSKVDEEKQFWKWFLAKLASGGAAGATSMCVVYPLDFTRTNLAAGIGKGAAERQFQGLGDCIIKIAKADRLTGLYQGFGVSIKGIIVYQASHFGCYDTIKGLLPNPKQTPFTVSFFVAQVVITCSGMLSYPFDTVRRHRMMHAGTTEHQSKGTIDCFMKVHNREGLSAFFCKAFSNILHGTGGALELVLYDKIKDFXNLDVSESSGSD; translated from the exons atgcagaagaaacagtgtGAATATGCAGATGTGCATGGAGAAAAGAAGAACCGAAGGAAG GACCCCCTCTCCTTCGGGAGGGCCCTGCTGGCCAGCGGCGTGGTGGCCGCCGTCTCCAAGATGGCGGTGGCGCCTGTCGAGCaggtggagctgctgctgcaggtgcaggCCTTGTCCGGGCAGATCTGGGCAGACCAGCGGTACAAGGGCACGGTGGACTGCTTCGTGCACATCCCCGGGGAGCAAG gatttttcagcttttggcaTGGCAATTTGGCAAATGTTATATGGTATTTCCCAACACAGGCTCtaaactttgcttttcaggacaaatacaaacagatt tttacGTCCAAAGtggatgaagaaaaacag ttctGGAAATGGTTTTTGGCAAAGCTGGCTTCTGgcggagcagcaggagcaacaTCCATGTGTGTGGTATACCCGTTA GACTTCACGCGAACTAATTTAGCTGCTGGTATTGGGAAAG GTGCTGCTGAGCGACAGTTCCAGGGACTTGGTGACTGTATTATTAAAATTGCAAAGGCAGATAGACTTACTGGCCTGTACCAGGGTTTTGGCGTTTCCATAAAGGGAATCATTGTATACCAAGCCTCCCATTTTGGGTGTTATGACACCATTAAG ggATTATTGCCAAATCCAAAGCAAACTCCAttcactgtttccttttttgttgctCAAGTTGTGATTACTTGCTCAGGAATGCTGTCTTACCCTTTTGACACTGTCAGGAGACACAGGATGATGCATGCAGGTACC ACTGAACATCAGTCTAAAGGAACCATTGACTGCTTTATGAAGGTACACAATCGAGAGGGGCTTAgtgctttcttctgcaaagcattCTCCAACATCCTTCATGGAACAGGAGGTGCCTTAGAGCTAGTTCTTTATGACAAAATTAAGGACT TTAATCTTGATGTTTCGGAGAGTTCAGGGTCTGATTAA